One Engystomops pustulosus chromosome 7, aEngPut4.maternal, whole genome shotgun sequence DNA window includes the following coding sequences:
- the STRN3 gene encoding striatin-3 isoform X1 — protein MEDLPAAGGMAASTRPQAQAVPSEPGCELAGRPPQYTIPGILHYIQHEWARFEMERAHWEVERAELQARIAFLQGERKGQENLKKDLVRRIKMLEYALKQERAKYHKLKYGTELNQGDMKMPAIESEETKETEIPPGLPNSQLTWKQGRQLLRQYLQEVGYTDTILDVRSQRVRSLLGLSGSEPNGSVEPKNLEQLLNGGDASLKQKGQENKRNSGDVLETFNFLESVDDSDEEDEGDLIEEVPDGKDKPRLNKKHKIGNEGLAAELADDTEEALKEFDFLVTAEDGEGAGEARSSGDGTEWDKDVLSPTAEVWDVDESLINKLKEQYMKERKGSKGAKRVNRTKLHDMIADLGDEDLSHIPSGMLSPARSPTRITDHEGGRAEEAEPITFPSGGGKTFIMGSEDVLESVLGLGDLADLTVTNDSDYSYDMPSNKDAFRKTWNHKYTLRSHFDGVRALAFHPVEPVLVTASEDHTLKLWNLQKTVPAKKSASFDVEPIYTFRAHMGPVLSLVVSSNGEHCFSGGIDSTIQWWKMLSPNVDPYDTYDPSVLSGTLVGHTDAVWSLSYSGVKDRLLSCSADGTVRLWNPPESVPCIGTYNGNKEHGIPTSVDFIGCDPAHAVASFTSGCIVIYDLETSQSLLQLSPPSDSSIPFSGHINKVVSHPTLPVTIAAYEDRQIKFFDNKSGKTIHAMVAHLDAVTSLAVDPNGIYLMSGSHDSSIRLWNLDSKTCVQEITAHRKKLDESIYDVAFHPSKAFIASAGADALAKVFV, from the exons GCACGTATAGCTTTTCTACAAGGTGAAAGGAAAGGTCAAGAAAACTTGAAGAAGGATCTAGTTAGAAGAATAAAAATGTTAGAATATGCTCTGAAACAAGAACG GGCAAAATATCATAAGTTAAAATATGGAACAGAATTAAATCAAGGGGATATGAAGATGCCAGCAATTGAGTCgg AAGAAACCAAAGAAACCGAGATCCCCCCGGGGCTTCCGAATAGTCAGCTGACCTGGAAACAAGGCCGGCAGCTGTTACGACA GTATCTCCAAGAAGTTGGTTATACAGACACAATATTAGATGTTCGGTCACAAAGGGTACGCTCTCTGCTTGGACTTTCAGGTTCTGAGCCCAATGGCTCAGTGGAACCGAAGAACTTAGAACAGCTCCTCAACGGTGGAGATGCTTCACTGAAACAAAAGGGACAGGAAAATAAAAG GAACTCAGGGGATGTACTCGAAACATTTAATTTCTTAGAAAGCGTAGACGACAGTGACGAAGAAGACGAAGGGGACCTAATAGAAGAGGTCCCTGATGGGAAGGACAAACCACGGttaaacaaaaaacataaa ATTGGAAATGAAGGTTTAGCTGCCGAACTCGCCGATGACACAGAGGAAGCATTGAAAGAGTTTGATTTCCTCGTGACGGCAGAAGATGGCGAAGGCGCTGGCGAGGCCAGAAGTTCAGGGGATGGGACTGAGTGGG ACAAGGACGTCCTGTCCCCAACTGCTGAGGTTTGGGATGTAGACGAGTCCCTAATAAATAAACTCAAGGAGCAGTACATGAAGGAGCGCAAGGGGTCAAAGGGGGCCAAGA GGGTTAACCGGACGAAATTACACGATATGATTGCGGACCTGGGTGATGAGGATCTGTCCCACATCCCTTCAGGCATGCTGAGTCCGGCCCGTTCACCAACCAGAATAACAGATCATGAAGGTGGGAGGGCGGAGGAAG CCGAGCCCATTACATTTCCATCTGGAGGTGGGAAGACCTTTATCATGGGATCCGAAGATGTCCTCGAGAGTGTTCTGGGACTGGGGGACCTAGCCGACCTTACTGTGACGAATGATTCGGACTACAGTTACGAT ATGCCATCCAATAAGGATGCTTTTAGGAAGACCTGGAACCACAAGTACACCCTGCGGAGTCACTTTGATGGAGTTCGGGCGCTAGCATTTCACCCAGTCGAGCCTGTACTGGTGACCGCATCCGAGGATCACACCCTAAAATTGTGGAACCTGCAGAAAACGGTCCCTGCCAAAAA GAGTGCCTCATTCGACGTGGAACCCATCTACACATTCAGAGCTCACAT GGGTCCGGTCCTCTCCCTAGTGGTCAGCTCTAATGGAGAGCACTGCTTCAGTGGAGGAATAGATTCTACAATACAGTGGTGGAAGATGCTGAGCCCAAATGTGGATCCCTATGATACATATG ATCCCAGTGTTCTCTCTGGCACTTTGGTTGGACACACAGACGCCGTATGGAGCTTGTCGTACAGTGGGGTTAAAGACAGATTGCTTTCTTGCTCCGCTGATGGAACGGTTCGGTTATGGAATCCACCAGAGAGTGTGCCATGTATTGGAACATACAATGGAAACAAAG AACACGGCATCCCCACATCAGTGGATTTCATAGGATGTGACCCAGCCCATGCTGTGGCCTCTTTCACCTCTGGTTGTATTGTGATCTATGACCTGGAGACTTCCCAGTCCCTGCTGCAGTTGTCTCCACCTTCTGATTCTA GTATCCCATTTAGTGGCCACATAAACAAGGTTGTGAGTCACCCCACTCTTCCTGTTACCATAGCTGCCTATGAGGATAGGCAAATCAAATTTTTTGACAACAAGTCTG ggaagacCATTCATGCAATGGTTGCTCACCTGGATGCTGTTACTAGCCTTGCAGTGGATCCCAATGGAATTTACCTAATGTCTGGAA GCCACGACAGCTCAATTCGCTTGTGGAATCTGGACAGCAAGACCTGCGTGCAGGAGATAACCGCCCACCGCAAGAAGTTGGACGAGTCGATATACGACGTTGCCTTTCACCCATCCAAAGCGTTCATTGCCAGTGCTGGAGCCGACGCCCTGGCTAAGGTCTTCGTGTGA
- the STRN3 gene encoding striatin-3 isoform X2, with protein sequence MEDLPAAGGMAASTRPQAQAVPSEPGCELAGRPPQYTIPGILHYIQHEWARFEMERAHWEVERAELQARIAFLQGERKGQENLKKDLVRRIKMLEYALKQERAKYHKLKYGTELNQGDMKMPAIESEETKETEIPPGLPNSQLTWKQGRQLLRQYLQEVGYTDTILDVRSQRVRSLLGLSGSEPNGSVEPKNLEQLLNGGDASLKQKGQENKRNSGDVLETFNFLESVDDSDEEDEGDLIEEVPDGKDKPRLNKKHKIGNEGLAAELADDTEEALKEFDFLVTAEDGEGAGEARSSGDGTEWDKDVLSPTAEVWDVDESLINKLKEQYMKERKGSKGAKRVNRTKLHDMIADLGDEDLSHIPSGMLSPARSPTRITDHEAEPITFPSGGGKTFIMGSEDVLESVLGLGDLADLTVTNDSDYSYDMPSNKDAFRKTWNHKYTLRSHFDGVRALAFHPVEPVLVTASEDHTLKLWNLQKTVPAKKSASFDVEPIYTFRAHMGPVLSLVVSSNGEHCFSGGIDSTIQWWKMLSPNVDPYDTYDPSVLSGTLVGHTDAVWSLSYSGVKDRLLSCSADGTVRLWNPPESVPCIGTYNGNKEHGIPTSVDFIGCDPAHAVASFTSGCIVIYDLETSQSLLQLSPPSDSSIPFSGHINKVVSHPTLPVTIAAYEDRQIKFFDNKSGKTIHAMVAHLDAVTSLAVDPNGIYLMSGSHDSSIRLWNLDSKTCVQEITAHRKKLDESIYDVAFHPSKAFIASAGADALAKVFV encoded by the exons GCACGTATAGCTTTTCTACAAGGTGAAAGGAAAGGTCAAGAAAACTTGAAGAAGGATCTAGTTAGAAGAATAAAAATGTTAGAATATGCTCTGAAACAAGAACG GGCAAAATATCATAAGTTAAAATATGGAACAGAATTAAATCAAGGGGATATGAAGATGCCAGCAATTGAGTCgg AAGAAACCAAAGAAACCGAGATCCCCCCGGGGCTTCCGAATAGTCAGCTGACCTGGAAACAAGGCCGGCAGCTGTTACGACA GTATCTCCAAGAAGTTGGTTATACAGACACAATATTAGATGTTCGGTCACAAAGGGTACGCTCTCTGCTTGGACTTTCAGGTTCTGAGCCCAATGGCTCAGTGGAACCGAAGAACTTAGAACAGCTCCTCAACGGTGGAGATGCTTCACTGAAACAAAAGGGACAGGAAAATAAAAG GAACTCAGGGGATGTACTCGAAACATTTAATTTCTTAGAAAGCGTAGACGACAGTGACGAAGAAGACGAAGGGGACCTAATAGAAGAGGTCCCTGATGGGAAGGACAAACCACGGttaaacaaaaaacataaa ATTGGAAATGAAGGTTTAGCTGCCGAACTCGCCGATGACACAGAGGAAGCATTGAAAGAGTTTGATTTCCTCGTGACGGCAGAAGATGGCGAAGGCGCTGGCGAGGCCAGAAGTTCAGGGGATGGGACTGAGTGGG ACAAGGACGTCCTGTCCCCAACTGCTGAGGTTTGGGATGTAGACGAGTCCCTAATAAATAAACTCAAGGAGCAGTACATGAAGGAGCGCAAGGGGTCAAAGGGGGCCAAGA GGGTTAACCGGACGAAATTACACGATATGATTGCGGACCTGGGTGATGAGGATCTGTCCCACATCCCTTCAGGCATGCTGAGTCCGGCCCGTTCACCAACCAGAATAACAGATCATGAAG CCGAGCCCATTACATTTCCATCTGGAGGTGGGAAGACCTTTATCATGGGATCCGAAGATGTCCTCGAGAGTGTTCTGGGACTGGGGGACCTAGCCGACCTTACTGTGACGAATGATTCGGACTACAGTTACGAT ATGCCATCCAATAAGGATGCTTTTAGGAAGACCTGGAACCACAAGTACACCCTGCGGAGTCACTTTGATGGAGTTCGGGCGCTAGCATTTCACCCAGTCGAGCCTGTACTGGTGACCGCATCCGAGGATCACACCCTAAAATTGTGGAACCTGCAGAAAACGGTCCCTGCCAAAAA GAGTGCCTCATTCGACGTGGAACCCATCTACACATTCAGAGCTCACAT GGGTCCGGTCCTCTCCCTAGTGGTCAGCTCTAATGGAGAGCACTGCTTCAGTGGAGGAATAGATTCTACAATACAGTGGTGGAAGATGCTGAGCCCAAATGTGGATCCCTATGATACATATG ATCCCAGTGTTCTCTCTGGCACTTTGGTTGGACACACAGACGCCGTATGGAGCTTGTCGTACAGTGGGGTTAAAGACAGATTGCTTTCTTGCTCCGCTGATGGAACGGTTCGGTTATGGAATCCACCAGAGAGTGTGCCATGTATTGGAACATACAATGGAAACAAAG AACACGGCATCCCCACATCAGTGGATTTCATAGGATGTGACCCAGCCCATGCTGTGGCCTCTTTCACCTCTGGTTGTATTGTGATCTATGACCTGGAGACTTCCCAGTCCCTGCTGCAGTTGTCTCCACCTTCTGATTCTA GTATCCCATTTAGTGGCCACATAAACAAGGTTGTGAGTCACCCCACTCTTCCTGTTACCATAGCTGCCTATGAGGATAGGCAAATCAAATTTTTTGACAACAAGTCTG ggaagacCATTCATGCAATGGTTGCTCACCTGGATGCTGTTACTAGCCTTGCAGTGGATCCCAATGGAATTTACCTAATGTCTGGAA GCCACGACAGCTCAATTCGCTTGTGGAATCTGGACAGCAAGACCTGCGTGCAGGAGATAACCGCCCACCGCAAGAAGTTGGACGAGTCGATATACGACGTTGCCTTTCACCCATCCAAAGCGTTCATTGCCAGTGCTGGAGCCGACGCCCTGGCTAAGGTCTTCGTGTGA
- the STRN3 gene encoding striatin-3 isoform X3: protein MEDLPAAGGMAASTRPQAQAVPSEPGCELAGRPPQYTIPGILHYIQHEWARFEMERAHWEVERAELQARIAFLQGERKGQENLKKDLVRRIKMLEYALKQERAKYHKLKYGTELNQGDMKMPAIESEETKETEIPPGLPNSQLTWKQGRQLLRQYLQEVGYTDTILDVRSQRVRSLLGLSGSEPNGSVEPKNLEQLLNGGDASLKQKGQENKRNSGDVLETFNFLESVDDSDEEDEGDLIEEVPDGKDKPRLNKKHKIGNEGLAAELADDTEEALKEFDFLVTAEDGEGAGEARSSGDGTEWGVNRTKLHDMIADLGDEDLSHIPSGMLSPARSPTRITDHEGGRAEEAEPITFPSGGGKTFIMGSEDVLESVLGLGDLADLTVTNDSDYSYDMPSNKDAFRKTWNHKYTLRSHFDGVRALAFHPVEPVLVTASEDHTLKLWNLQKTVPAKKSASFDVEPIYTFRAHMGPVLSLVVSSNGEHCFSGGIDSTIQWWKMLSPNVDPYDTYDPSVLSGTLVGHTDAVWSLSYSGVKDRLLSCSADGTVRLWNPPESVPCIGTYNGNKEHGIPTSVDFIGCDPAHAVASFTSGCIVIYDLETSQSLLQLSPPSDSSIPFSGHINKVVSHPTLPVTIAAYEDRQIKFFDNKSGKTIHAMVAHLDAVTSLAVDPNGIYLMSGSHDSSIRLWNLDSKTCVQEITAHRKKLDESIYDVAFHPSKAFIASAGADALAKVFV from the exons GCACGTATAGCTTTTCTACAAGGTGAAAGGAAAGGTCAAGAAAACTTGAAGAAGGATCTAGTTAGAAGAATAAAAATGTTAGAATATGCTCTGAAACAAGAACG GGCAAAATATCATAAGTTAAAATATGGAACAGAATTAAATCAAGGGGATATGAAGATGCCAGCAATTGAGTCgg AAGAAACCAAAGAAACCGAGATCCCCCCGGGGCTTCCGAATAGTCAGCTGACCTGGAAACAAGGCCGGCAGCTGTTACGACA GTATCTCCAAGAAGTTGGTTATACAGACACAATATTAGATGTTCGGTCACAAAGGGTACGCTCTCTGCTTGGACTTTCAGGTTCTGAGCCCAATGGCTCAGTGGAACCGAAGAACTTAGAACAGCTCCTCAACGGTGGAGATGCTTCACTGAAACAAAAGGGACAGGAAAATAAAAG GAACTCAGGGGATGTACTCGAAACATTTAATTTCTTAGAAAGCGTAGACGACAGTGACGAAGAAGACGAAGGGGACCTAATAGAAGAGGTCCCTGATGGGAAGGACAAACCACGGttaaacaaaaaacataaa ATTGGAAATGAAGGTTTAGCTGCCGAACTCGCCGATGACACAGAGGAAGCATTGAAAGAGTTTGATTTCCTCGTGACGGCAGAAGATGGCGAAGGCGCTGGCGAGGCCAGAAGTTCAGGGGATGGGACTGAGTGGG GGGTTAACCGGACGAAATTACACGATATGATTGCGGACCTGGGTGATGAGGATCTGTCCCACATCCCTTCAGGCATGCTGAGTCCGGCCCGTTCACCAACCAGAATAACAGATCATGAAGGTGGGAGGGCGGAGGAAG CCGAGCCCATTACATTTCCATCTGGAGGTGGGAAGACCTTTATCATGGGATCCGAAGATGTCCTCGAGAGTGTTCTGGGACTGGGGGACCTAGCCGACCTTACTGTGACGAATGATTCGGACTACAGTTACGAT ATGCCATCCAATAAGGATGCTTTTAGGAAGACCTGGAACCACAAGTACACCCTGCGGAGTCACTTTGATGGAGTTCGGGCGCTAGCATTTCACCCAGTCGAGCCTGTACTGGTGACCGCATCCGAGGATCACACCCTAAAATTGTGGAACCTGCAGAAAACGGTCCCTGCCAAAAA GAGTGCCTCATTCGACGTGGAACCCATCTACACATTCAGAGCTCACAT GGGTCCGGTCCTCTCCCTAGTGGTCAGCTCTAATGGAGAGCACTGCTTCAGTGGAGGAATAGATTCTACAATACAGTGGTGGAAGATGCTGAGCCCAAATGTGGATCCCTATGATACATATG ATCCCAGTGTTCTCTCTGGCACTTTGGTTGGACACACAGACGCCGTATGGAGCTTGTCGTACAGTGGGGTTAAAGACAGATTGCTTTCTTGCTCCGCTGATGGAACGGTTCGGTTATGGAATCCACCAGAGAGTGTGCCATGTATTGGAACATACAATGGAAACAAAG AACACGGCATCCCCACATCAGTGGATTTCATAGGATGTGACCCAGCCCATGCTGTGGCCTCTTTCACCTCTGGTTGTATTGTGATCTATGACCTGGAGACTTCCCAGTCCCTGCTGCAGTTGTCTCCACCTTCTGATTCTA GTATCCCATTTAGTGGCCACATAAACAAGGTTGTGAGTCACCCCACTCTTCCTGTTACCATAGCTGCCTATGAGGATAGGCAAATCAAATTTTTTGACAACAAGTCTG ggaagacCATTCATGCAATGGTTGCTCACCTGGATGCTGTTACTAGCCTTGCAGTGGATCCCAATGGAATTTACCTAATGTCTGGAA GCCACGACAGCTCAATTCGCTTGTGGAATCTGGACAGCAAGACCTGCGTGCAGGAGATAACCGCCCACCGCAAGAAGTTGGACGAGTCGATATACGACGTTGCCTTTCACCCATCCAAAGCGTTCATTGCCAGTGCTGGAGCCGACGCCCTGGCTAAGGTCTTCGTGTGA
- the STRN3 gene encoding striatin-3 isoform X4 — MEDLPAAGGMAASTRPQAQAVPSEPGCELAGRPPQYTIPGILHYIQHEWARFEMERAHWEVERAELQARIAFLQGERKGQENLKKDLVRRIKMLEYALKQERAKYHKLKYGTELNQGDMKMPAIESEETKETEIPPGLPNSQLTWKQGRQLLRQYLQEVGYTDTILDVRSQRVRSLLGLSGSEPNGSVEPKNLEQLLNGGDASLKQKGQENKRNSGDVLETFNFLESVDDSDEEDEGDLIEEVPDGKDKPRLNKKHKIGNEGLAAELADDTEEALKEFDFLVTAEDGEGAGEARSSGDGTEWAEPITFPSGGGKTFIMGSEDVLESVLGLGDLADLTVTNDSDYSYDMPSNKDAFRKTWNHKYTLRSHFDGVRALAFHPVEPVLVTASEDHTLKLWNLQKTVPAKKSASFDVEPIYTFRAHMGPVLSLVVSSNGEHCFSGGIDSTIQWWKMLSPNVDPYDTYDPSVLSGTLVGHTDAVWSLSYSGVKDRLLSCSADGTVRLWNPPESVPCIGTYNGNKEHGIPTSVDFIGCDPAHAVASFTSGCIVIYDLETSQSLLQLSPPSDSSIPFSGHINKVVSHPTLPVTIAAYEDRQIKFFDNKSGKTIHAMVAHLDAVTSLAVDPNGIYLMSGSHDSSIRLWNLDSKTCVQEITAHRKKLDESIYDVAFHPSKAFIASAGADALAKVFV, encoded by the exons GCACGTATAGCTTTTCTACAAGGTGAAAGGAAAGGTCAAGAAAACTTGAAGAAGGATCTAGTTAGAAGAATAAAAATGTTAGAATATGCTCTGAAACAAGAACG GGCAAAATATCATAAGTTAAAATATGGAACAGAATTAAATCAAGGGGATATGAAGATGCCAGCAATTGAGTCgg AAGAAACCAAAGAAACCGAGATCCCCCCGGGGCTTCCGAATAGTCAGCTGACCTGGAAACAAGGCCGGCAGCTGTTACGACA GTATCTCCAAGAAGTTGGTTATACAGACACAATATTAGATGTTCGGTCACAAAGGGTACGCTCTCTGCTTGGACTTTCAGGTTCTGAGCCCAATGGCTCAGTGGAACCGAAGAACTTAGAACAGCTCCTCAACGGTGGAGATGCTTCACTGAAACAAAAGGGACAGGAAAATAAAAG GAACTCAGGGGATGTACTCGAAACATTTAATTTCTTAGAAAGCGTAGACGACAGTGACGAAGAAGACGAAGGGGACCTAATAGAAGAGGTCCCTGATGGGAAGGACAAACCACGGttaaacaaaaaacataaa ATTGGAAATGAAGGTTTAGCTGCCGAACTCGCCGATGACACAGAGGAAGCATTGAAAGAGTTTGATTTCCTCGTGACGGCAGAAGATGGCGAAGGCGCTGGCGAGGCCAGAAGTTCAGGGGATGGGACTGAGTGGG CCGAGCCCATTACATTTCCATCTGGAGGTGGGAAGACCTTTATCATGGGATCCGAAGATGTCCTCGAGAGTGTTCTGGGACTGGGGGACCTAGCCGACCTTACTGTGACGAATGATTCGGACTACAGTTACGAT ATGCCATCCAATAAGGATGCTTTTAGGAAGACCTGGAACCACAAGTACACCCTGCGGAGTCACTTTGATGGAGTTCGGGCGCTAGCATTTCACCCAGTCGAGCCTGTACTGGTGACCGCATCCGAGGATCACACCCTAAAATTGTGGAACCTGCAGAAAACGGTCCCTGCCAAAAA GAGTGCCTCATTCGACGTGGAACCCATCTACACATTCAGAGCTCACAT GGGTCCGGTCCTCTCCCTAGTGGTCAGCTCTAATGGAGAGCACTGCTTCAGTGGAGGAATAGATTCTACAATACAGTGGTGGAAGATGCTGAGCCCAAATGTGGATCCCTATGATACATATG ATCCCAGTGTTCTCTCTGGCACTTTGGTTGGACACACAGACGCCGTATGGAGCTTGTCGTACAGTGGGGTTAAAGACAGATTGCTTTCTTGCTCCGCTGATGGAACGGTTCGGTTATGGAATCCACCAGAGAGTGTGCCATGTATTGGAACATACAATGGAAACAAAG AACACGGCATCCCCACATCAGTGGATTTCATAGGATGTGACCCAGCCCATGCTGTGGCCTCTTTCACCTCTGGTTGTATTGTGATCTATGACCTGGAGACTTCCCAGTCCCTGCTGCAGTTGTCTCCACCTTCTGATTCTA GTATCCCATTTAGTGGCCACATAAACAAGGTTGTGAGTCACCCCACTCTTCCTGTTACCATAGCTGCCTATGAGGATAGGCAAATCAAATTTTTTGACAACAAGTCTG ggaagacCATTCATGCAATGGTTGCTCACCTGGATGCTGTTACTAGCCTTGCAGTGGATCCCAATGGAATTTACCTAATGTCTGGAA GCCACGACAGCTCAATTCGCTTGTGGAATCTGGACAGCAAGACCTGCGTGCAGGAGATAACCGCCCACCGCAAGAAGTTGGACGAGTCGATATACGACGTTGCCTTTCACCCATCCAAAGCGTTCATTGCCAGTGCTGGAGCCGACGCCCTGGCTAAGGTCTTCGTGTGA